The following is a genomic window from Thermoproteales archaeon.
AGAAGCTGCCAAGCGTGGGCTCTGGAAGCCTTCTAGAGAAATGCTTGAAAAGCTTGAGGAGATATACAGCGAGATAGAGGGGTTGATGGAGGAAATGACGACCGTTGAAGGCGAGCACCAGGGCGGAGTTATAGCTATATATACTTCTCAAGATGTTCAGCATTGGAATGAAAAATTAGAGGAAGTGGAGAAGTTATGGTCTGCGGTCAAGAAAGAAAAGTAGTTTTTCCCTTCTCTGCGATAGTAGGGCACGAAAAGGCTAAGCTGGCGCTTCTTATCGCTGCGGTAAACCCTCTCGTGGGCGGCGTATTACTTAGAGGCGACAAAGGAACGGGAAAATCTACTATGGTTAGAGCGCTAGCGGATGTTTTGCCAGAGATAGATGTAGTCGCTGATTGTCCATTTAACTGCAACCCATGGAATCCACTTGAAATGTGCGACTGGTGCTACCATAGGCACGTCAACGGCGAAAACTTGCCCGTTAAGAAGGGCAAGATGAAAGTGGTCGACCTACCCTTGAGCGTGACAGTAGATAGGCTTGTAGGAACCTTAGATGTTGAAAAAGCTTTAAGAGAAGGCGTTAGAGCCTTAGAGCCGGGTTTAATGGCGGAAGCCAACAGGAACATATTGTACATAGATGAAGTGAATCTTCTAGACGATTACATAGCTGACGTATTGCTCGATGCCGCGGCAATGGGATGGAACATCATTGAGAGAGAAAGCGTATCTGTGAAGCATCCCGCTAGGTTTATACTTGTCGGCAGCATGAATCCTGAAGAAGGAGAGCTTAGACCTCAAATTCTGGACCGTTTTGGGCTCGTAGCAGATGTTCAAGCTCCAATGGATTCTGAAGCGCGCATCGGGATAGTTAAGAGGGTTGAAGAGTTTTTCATAGATCCTGATGGATTCTATCGAAAATATGAGTCGAAACAAGCTGAGCTTAGAGAACGCGTAGTAAAAGCTAGGGAGCTCCTATACAAAGTCGAGGTTAGCGATGATCTACTGAAGTTGCTTGCCGAAACTGTTGTTAAGCTCGGTATAAGAACTAATAGAGCTGAAATAGTCACAGTTAGAGCTGCCAAAGCCATAGCGGCTCTAAACAATAGAAAGCGCGTTAATTTAGACGATCTAAAAAAGGCTATGGAATTATCACTTCCTCATAGGTTAAGGGCTCATCCTTTCGAGAAGCCACCGCTGGAAAAGCTTAGAGAGGCTTTAAATGAAGCTGATGAAGAAGACAAGAGAGGCGGTAAAAAAGAACATCATACTCATAAAAATAAAAGCGAGAAAAATTTGGGGAGCCGAGAGAGTCAGCGAGATCTTAGCGCTGTTGGTGATTTAGAGAAAGTGTACAAGCCTAGTAAAGAGGATGTGCGCTTACCACCTGAAGTGAAAAAACGAGTTAGGGAGTCTGTTAAAAAATCTTGGAGAGGTAGTAGAAGCGAGTGGAAAACGGTAATAAATTATCCTCATGGAGTAGCTATATCATATGTAGTACCTAAGAGTCTAGAAAATGTTAGGGATGTCGATTTGATAGCGACGATGAAAGCTGCCGTTCTTCGCAATAGGTGGAATGATTGTGGTCTTAAGCTGGAGAGGGAAGATATCAGAGTTAGAGTTAGGAGAACGCGAGTTCCCCGGCTAACTGTATTAATCCTGGATTCAAGCGGTAGCATGGCTGTAGCTAGAAGAATAAGCTTGGCTAAGAAGATAGCATGGGAGCTGACTGAAAGATTGTATGTAAAAAGAGATTCCGTAGCTCTCATAGTGTTTAGAGGTAAAGAGGCTAACGTCTTAATTCCCCCAACAAGACGATACATAGATGTTGTAGATGCTTTAAAGACCGTGCCTACTGGTGGTAGGACTCCTCTGTCGGATGCTCTTTACAAACTGTTGACGCTAGCTAAAACTGTGAAAATGAAAAATCCATGGACGCAAGTCAAGGCTATACTTATAACAGACGGAAAAGCTAATACATGCTTAGGTTTAGCTAAGAGTTTAAAAGAAGAAATAGAAAATCTTTCAAAAGCTTTGGCGAAACTAGGCGTAAACATGGAGATATACGATACGAGACCGGTTGGCGTTATGGAATTTTCTAAGAGCTATATCGATCTAATAGCTTCTATTTGTAATGCAACGGTTTATAGGGCAGGTTAGGTTGAACCGTTACGAGCTTTTACTAAAACTTGCAGGCACAACTCTCTGGGTTCTTTCCCTAACTTTTATTGGATTTTTACTTGCAGCAATCATTGTCGAATACAGGATCTTTGACAAATTTTCGCGTAGAATGGTTAAATTAGCTAAGCTTACGAACATACATCCGGCTGCGCTGGTTGCTATTCTAGGCTATGTTACTGGACCTAGAGTAGCTCATGGTGTTCTCTCAGAACTACTTTTTGAGGGAGTAATTAGAGAAGGTGACGTATTTTCTGCAATTCTCATAGCAGGTTTTCTCTGTAGAGTTTACATAATACTTAGATGGTTTATACCTGTTGTTTTGCCACTTCTTGGTCTGGAGCTAGCTTTAAAATTACTCTGTTTTAACATAACAATTGATGCTATCTTAACAATAGCTGGTTTTTTCTATGCCAAGCTAAGACTGCGGCCACCCGTGCTCAAAGACAGGGACAAACTAAACAGTAATCAGAATGGAGACAATGTCAGCGAGGCTTCTTGTAAAAAAGCTTTAAAAAGAGCATTCGAAAATTTTGCCAAATTTGCCTTGAAATACATAGTCTTATCCATTGCTATAGGTGTTTTTCTACTTCTCGGATTTTTCGACGTTTTAAACGATCTGCTAAAACCTTACGTGGTAATGCTAGGCTTAAACCCGAAAGCAGCAGCAGTAACTGCTGTTTACCTGCTTCAACCATCCGCGGCTCTGATAATTTGCAGCAATATGCTGGCTATGGGCGAAATAACACCTGTTCAAGCTCTCCCAGCGATATTACTCGGTTCTTCGTTTTTTACACTTTTCCATGATTGTCCGAAAAACATTATGCCCTACTACTTGTCAGTCTATCCGAAAAATCTCTCGCTTAAACTCTTAATTGTGAAAATCGTAGTCCCATCGGTATTTTACATGGCATCGGCAATTCTTCTCTGTATGCTCTAAACTTTAAAATTTAGGAATAAAATCATACCAGTTTGTTTAAATCATTTAGAGAATGTAAACTCTGTTATTATAGAAAAAATAACTATTACACTAATTCCTAAATGCAAGTTCTTGAAGTAATGTAGGAAGAAACATAACTATAAAATCGAAATGGGTAATACTTGTGGCAGTGCAAAATTGGCGCGAAAGTTATTCTAAAAAATATAAAGAGAAATAAAATAGGGGCCTCACGTGGTTTTAGATATCTCTCTGAAAAGCTTCTTCTTTTTAATATTCGAACATACCACTACTACTGTAAAAATTAGCGCTGCCGTTATAACGATGCAAGTGCCAACGGGGAAGTTAAAGGCAAAAGACGTTACGACTCCAAGCGATCCAGCAAGCCCGCCTATTAGAGCTGAAACAAGAGTTATCTTCTTAAAATTACAAGCTGTAAATCCACAAGCAGCAGGTATATAAAGCAAGCTGAAAACAAGGAAACCCCCAACAATCCTAAGTGCTATTGAAATAACGATACCAGTCAGCAGCATAAGTAAGTAAACATAAGGTTTAGTGTTTACTCCTTCAGCTTCCGCAAGCCTTCTATCAAACAAAATGCTTTGAAATCGGCTCCATAAAATCAATAGCGAGAACAAGTATACGTATAATAGCGCAAATAAAGCTATAAGATAAGTTTTTGTGACAGCTAGCACGCTCCCCCATAGAATACCACCAACTTTTTCGGCGGCTAGTGCGGGTCCCGGAGAGAAGAAAATAAAGATAAAAGTTAATGCATTATATACCGAAAACAATACCATTGCAAGC
Proteins encoded in this region:
- a CDS encoding ATP-binding protein; amino-acid sequence: MVCGQERKVVFPFSAIVGHEKAKLALLIAAVNPLVGGVLLRGDKGTGKSTMVRALADVLPEIDVVADCPFNCNPWNPLEMCDWCYHRHVNGENLPVKKGKMKVVDLPLSVTVDRLVGTLDVEKALREGVRALEPGLMAEANRNILYIDEVNLLDDYIADVLLDAAAMGWNIIERESVSVKHPARFILVGSMNPEEGELRPQILDRFGLVADVQAPMDSEARIGIVKRVEEFFIDPDGFYRKYESKQAELRERVVKARELLYKVEVSDDLLKLLAETVVKLGIRTNRAEIVTVRAAKAIAALNNRKRVNLDDLKKAMELSLPHRLRAHPFEKPPLEKLREALNEADEEDKRGGKKEHHTHKNKSEKNLGSRESQRDLSAVGDLEKVYKPSKEDVRLPPEVKKRVRESVKKSWRGSRSEWKTVINYPHGVAISYVVPKSLENVRDVDLIATMKAAVLRNRWNDCGLKLEREDIRVRVRRTRVPRLTVLILDSSGSMAVARRISLAKKIAWELTERLYVKRDSVALIVFRGKEANVLIPPTRRYIDVVDALKTVPTGGRTPLSDALYKLLTLAKTVKMKNPWTQVKAILITDGKANTCLGLAKSLKEEIENLSKALAKLGVNMEIYDTRPVGVMEFSKSYIDLIASICNATVYRAG
- a CDS encoding metal ABC transporter permease, whose amino-acid sequence is MLTLFASAILASMITGSLCGVAGVFVAKLRLSTLTFAVAHAALCGAALGLFLETDPVITAVVLAVATSLVLGPLIDVTGIPSDTLAMVLFSVYNALTFIFIFFSPGPALAAEKVGGILWGSVLAVTKTYLIALFALLYVYLFSLLILWSRFQSILFDRRLAEAEGVNTKPYVYLLMLLTGIVISIALRIVGGFLVFSLLYIPAACGFTACNFKKITLVSALIGGLAGSLGVVTSFAFNFPVGTCIVITAALIFTVVVVCSNIKKKKLFREISKTT